The following are from one region of the Moritella sp. 24 genome:
- the nrfD gene encoding cytochrome c nitrite reductase subunit NrfD has protein sequence MNTFISAFTFDSLVWDWIIAVYLFLTGMSAGMVLISIHLKRKVIEGKASANGIIKATAILAPLGIISGLTILIFHLTKPLAFWKILVYFNPTSVMSMGVILFQVYMIILFTWIAVMFKDELATLLQKLFKDRLAFVNPIVDKIAKFENALELFLALLAVMLAAYTGFLLSALKTYPMLNNPVLPVLFIFSSVSSGAAACLLLGVVGFKESFHSKSVKWIHSIERPVVVFELFVLLTFFTGLVFGGGQKEAAAMAAIAGGFWASWFWYGVVGAGMLVPLALNFFVPTQARHNKLFVLLVTSLSLVGVLMLRTFILYAGQMTVG, from the coding sequence ATGAATACATTTATAAGTGCTTTTACGTTTGATTCTTTAGTATGGGACTGGATCATTGCTGTGTATCTGTTTTTAACAGGCATGTCAGCAGGGATGGTGTTAATTTCTATCCATTTGAAACGTAAGGTGATTGAAGGTAAAGCGTCAGCTAATGGTATTATCAAAGCAACGGCAATCTTAGCACCGTTGGGAATAATATCTGGTTTAACGATTCTGATCTTTCACTTAACTAAGCCTTTAGCGTTTTGGAAGATCTTAGTTTACTTTAACCCAACTTCTGTGATGTCGATGGGTGTGATCTTATTCCAAGTTTATATGATTATTTTATTTACTTGGATCGCGGTTATGTTCAAAGATGAACTAGCGACATTACTACAGAAGCTATTTAAAGATCGCCTTGCTTTCGTTAATCCTATTGTAGATAAAATCGCTAAATTTGAGAATGCGTTAGAGTTATTTTTAGCGCTACTTGCTGTGATGCTAGCCGCTTATACAGGTTTTTTGTTATCGGCATTGAAAACATACCCGATGTTAAATAATCCTGTTCTACCGGTGTTATTTATCTTCTCGAGTGTGTCATCTGGTGCTGCAGCGTGTTTATTGTTGGGTGTTGTTGGTTTTAAAGAATCATTCCACAGTAAAAGCGTTAAATGGATCCACAGCATTGAACGTCCGGTTGTTGTCTTTGAGTTGTTTGTATTGCTTACTTTCTTCACGGGGCTTGTTTTTGGCGGTGGTCAGAAAGAAGCGGCAGCAATGGCAGCGATTGCTGGTGGCTTTTGGGCATCATGGTTCTGGTACGGTGTGGTTGGCGCGGGTATGTTAGTGCCGCTTGCCCTTAACTTTTTTGTACCAACTCAGGCTCGTCATAACAAACTATTTGTATTGTTAGTGACGTCGCTAAGCCTTGTTGGTGTATTAATGTTACGTACATTTATCTTGTACGCAGGTCAGATGACGGTTGGTTAA